A window of the Alnus glutinosa chromosome 4, dhAlnGlut1.1, whole genome shotgun sequence genome harbors these coding sequences:
- the LOC133865233 gene encoding peroxidase 47-like, which translates to MLTRSPNLVKMVGGNLLGVVLLVEIIALSGYRFGANGLSMNYYMMSCPFADPIVKNTVNRALQDDPTLAAGLVRMHFHDCFVEGCDGSVLIDSTKNNTAEKDSPANLSLRGYEVIDAAKEQLEKQCPGVVSCSDILAMAARDAVFWAGGPVYEIPKGRKDGRRSKIEDTINLPPPNLNASQLITKFGQHGFSAQEMVALSGAHTLGVASCATFKTRLSDADPTLEAGFAKTLSKTCSSGDNAQQPFDATRNSFDNLYFNALQRKAGVLASDQTLFADSRTAGFVNGFAFNQAMFFFYFQGAMVKMGTLDVKEGLKGEVRTNCHQIN; encoded by the exons ATGCTCACGAGATCTCCTAATTTAGTCAAGATGGTTGGTGGCAATCTTCTTGGTGTAGTCTTGCTGGTGGAGATTATAGCACTTAGTGGCTATAGATTTGGAGCAAATGGTCTGAGTATGAACTATTACATGATGAGCTGCCCTTTTGCTGACCCGATTGTGAAGAACACTGTTAACAGAGCTTTGCAGGATGACCCTACCCTTGCGGCCGGCCTTGTTAGAATGCATTTCCATGATTGCTTCGTcgag GGATGTGATGGGTCGGTTTTGATTGACTCAACAAAGAATAACACAGCAGAGAAAGACTCTCCTGCAAATCTTAGCTTACGAGGATACGAAGTTATCGATGCAGCAAAAGAGCAGCTTGAAAAACAGTGCCCTGGCGTAGTCTCTTGCTCTGATATCCTTGCAATGGCTGCCAGAGATGCAGTATTTTGG GCTGGGGGTCCAGTATATGAGATACCAAAGGGAAGAAAGGATGGAAGGAGGTCTAAAATAGAAGACACAATCAACCTTCCCCCTCCCAACCTCAATGCCTCTCAGCTCATTACCAAGTTTGGGCAGCATGGCTTTAGTGCCCAAGAAATGGTGGCTCTTTCAG GGGCACATACACTAGGAGTGGCATCGTGCGCGACATTCAAAACCCGATTGAGCGATGCGGATCCAACGTTAGAAGCAGGTTTTGCAAAGACATTGTCGAAAACGTGCAGTTCTGGCGATAATGCCCAGCAACCGTTCGACGCGACGAGGAACAGCTTCGACAATCTCTACTTCAACGCGTTGCAAAGGAAAGCCGGGGTGCTTGCTTCAGATCAAACGCTGTTTGCCGACTCCAGAACCGCAGGCTTTGTGAATGGCTTTGCGTTTAACCAAGCCATgttcttcttttatttccaaGGGGCGATGGTCAAAATGGGAACTCTTGATGTTAAAGAGGGTTTAAAAGGGGAAGTAAGAACAAATTGCCATCAAATTAACTGA
- the LOC133867134 gene encoding peroxidase 47-like — protein sequence MRSPNLVKMVGVVLLAVEIIVLISGYRFGANGLSMNYYLSSCPLAEPIVTNTVIRALMADPTLAAALVRLHFHDCFVQGCDGSILIDSTKDNTAEKDSPANLSLRGYEVINAAKKQLEKQCPGVVSCSDILAMTARDAVYLAGGPLYSIQKGRKDGRRSKIEDTENLPSPTFNASQLIIKFRQHGFSAEELVALSGAHTLGVATCRSFKNRLSDEDPTLDEDFAQTLSETCSSGDDAELPFDATRNSFDSLYFNALQRKAGVLTSDQTLYADTRTRNIVNGFASNQPMFFRRFQLAMVKMGTLDVKQGSRGEVRKNCHKIN from the exons ATGAGATCTCCAAATTTAGTGAAGATGGTTGGTGTAGTCTTACTGGCCGTGGAGATTATAGTACTTATTAGTGGTTATAGATTTGGAGCAAATGGTCTGAGCATGAACTATTACCTGAGTAGTTGCCCTCTTGCTGAACCGATTGTGACCAACACTGTTATCAGAGCTTTGATGGCCGACCCAACCCTTGCAGCCGCCCTTGTTAGATTGCATTTCCACGATTGCTTCGtacag GGGTGTGATGGGTCAATTCTAATTGACTCAACAAAGGATAACACAGCAGAGAAGGACTCCCCTGCAAATCTGAGCTTACGAGGATATGAAGTTATCAACGCAGCAAAAAAGCAGCTTGAAAAACAGTGCCCCGGCGTAGTTTCTTGCTCTGATATTCTTGCAATGACTGCCAGAGATGCAGTGTATTTG GCTGGGGGTCCACTATATAGCATACAAAAGGGAAGAAAGGATGGTAGGAGGTCTAAAATAGAAGACACAGAGAACCTTCCCTCTCCCACCTTCAATGCCTCTCAGCTCATTATCAAGTTTCGGCAGCATGGTTTTAGTGCCGAAGAATTGGTGGCTCTTTCTG GGGCACATACACTAGGAGTGGCAACGTGCAGATCCTTCAAAAACCGATTGAGTGATGAGGATCCAACATTAGATGAAGACTTTGCTCAGACATTGTCGGAAACATGCAGTTCCGGCGACGATGCCGAGCTGCCCTTCGATGCGACGAGGAACAGCTTCGACAGTCTTTACTTCAACGCATTGCAAAGGAAAGCCGGGGTGCTCACTTCAGATCAAACGTTGTACGCCGACACAAGAACCAGAAACATTGTGAATGGCTTTGCGTCTAACCAACCCATGTTCTTCCGTCGTTTCCAATTGGCAATGGTCAAAATGGGAACCCTTGACGTTAAACAAGGTTCAAGAGGCGAAGTACGAAAAAATTGCCATAAAATTAACTGA